One Qiania dongpingensis genomic window carries:
- a CDS encoding GGDEF domain-containing protein, with product MAFSVYIGGGLLVPAGLSLLYGFTSGRAMSALGYSVKCTDWSRLSILLPVMIIFVLWGMIDIPLPIVYILAYFGKVFQLFRNGNRTKEIFLINLTHLLTMALHMILIGTFSLAAGVPMNEILAAPLWRIAAISVVLAVNNLAAFMIPGLKMFLEVLRTQSESEEIRPFFLFLWFCNVFLLSDSILCCSRVEWNLLPLFLIGSTVLLESYLICFLDHLYSILKIHHLEDENKRLSAELLRQHAATEKWAVQSGTDPMTGIFSRRYAMEKIAFKLQSEEPFSLVFIDLDHLKQINDQKGHREGDLYLINFTRALKDLLVESDVFARVGGDEFVVLLSGCGKETAERRMEAIRFALTEKQSFSFSFGVASTPCDSIKNAEDMIHLADQAMYQDKAKENDRRRKNV from the coding sequence TTGGCGTTTTCCGTTTATATCGGCGGAGGACTCTTAGTACCTGCCGGGTTGTCCCTGCTCTATGGGTTTACGTCCGGCCGGGCTATGAGCGCGCTGGGATATTCCGTCAAATGCACGGATTGGAGCCGCCTTTCAATTTTGCTTCCTGTGATGATCATATTCGTTTTATGGGGAATGATCGATATTCCGCTTCCCATCGTTTATATTTTGGCCTATTTTGGAAAGGTATTTCAATTGTTCCGGAACGGGAATCGAACAAAGGAAATATTTTTGATCAATCTCACGCATTTACTGACAATGGCTCTTCACATGATTCTGATCGGTACGTTTTCCTTGGCAGCCGGGGTGCCGATGAATGAAATACTGGCGGCGCCATTATGGCGGATCGCGGCAATCAGTGTCGTCCTGGCTGTAAATAATCTGGCCGCCTTTATGATCCCCGGATTGAAGATGTTTCTTGAAGTGCTCCGGACGCAATCGGAGAGTGAGGAGATACGGCCGTTCTTTTTGTTTCTCTGGTTTTGCAATGTTTTTTTGCTGTCGGACAGCATACTGTGCTGTTCTAGAGTAGAATGGAACCTTTTGCCCTTATTTCTGATCGGAAGCACTGTATTGCTGGAGTCATACTTGATCTGTTTTCTTGATCATCTATACTCTATTCTCAAAATACACCATTTGGAAGATGAAAATAAACGTCTTTCAGCTGAGCTTTTGCGCCAGCATGCTGCGACTGAAAAATGGGCGGTCCAAAGTGGGACAGATCCTATGACCGGTATCTTTTCCAGGCGTTATGCCATGGAGAAGATTGCATTTAAACTGCAGTCTGAAGAACCGTTTTCCCTGGTTTTCATTGATCTGGACCACCTTAAACAGATTAATGATCAGAAAGGACATCGCGAGGGAGATTTATATTTGATCAATTTTACAAGAGCATTAAAAGATTTATTAGTAGAATCAGATGTATTCGCCAGGGTCGGCGGAGATGAGTTTGTCGTCCTGCTTTCGGGCTGCGGGAAGGAAACTGCGGAGAGACGTATGGAAGCGATCCGATTCGCTCTGACTGAAAAACAATCCTTTTCTTTTAGTTTTGGCGTCGCCTCTACTCCCTGCGATTCCATCAAAAATGCAGAAGACATGATACATCTGGCAGATCAGGCTATGTATCAGGATAAGGCAAAAGAAAACGATCGGAGGCGAAAAAATGTTTAA
- a CDS encoding GGDEF domain-containing protein, whose translation MFAVLLFIETQLYTGWDTRCARFSTLIGIIYGLSANIFCRSIIAAVMNQNLQYFDNHISSADNLKWLPVLLGFLFAGAAMHFLSSPKRMARSRQILDYPKHQSFLLGIMIGLFLYLFLNLLLYSAPFNDLLLKLWSIKSCLFCIGGLYIAVRYTRRICELDGYREKNQYMEKKLREQISQGEAFRQQAVHDLLTGLYNRQQAEKTIPLLVRQGLPFVLCFLDLDGLKTVNDRYGHDEGDRYILTVTEIVRQECRNGEDLLFRYGGDEFLILFMGLTVEQAEKRAEHINEKLRGQENTGKNTYPMSLSYGAVDSTAYGTLSEFIQEADKKMYVQKQSKKADRKE comes from the coding sequence TTGTTTGCTGTTTTGCTGTTTATAGAAACACAGCTTTATACGGGGTGGGATACGAGATGTGCGCGGTTCAGTACTTTGATCGGTATCATCTATGGGCTCTCTGCCAATATTTTTTGCCGCAGCATAATCGCCGCCGTCATGAATCAGAATCTGCAGTATTTTGATAATCATATATCGAGTGCCGACAACCTGAAATGGCTTCCGGTCCTTTTGGGATTTCTTTTTGCAGGCGCTGCGATGCATTTTCTAAGCAGTCCCAAACGGATGGCCCGCAGCCGCCAAATCCTTGATTATCCGAAGCATCAGTCCTTTTTGCTTGGAATTATGATAGGGTTATTCTTATACTTGTTTCTCAATCTTCTGTTGTATTCCGCACCTTTTAATGATCTTCTTCTGAAGCTTTGGAGCATCAAGTCCTGTCTGTTTTGTATAGGGGGATTGTATATCGCAGTACGATATACGCGGCGGATCTGCGAACTGGATGGATATCGCGAGAAAAATCAATATATGGAAAAAAAACTGAGAGAACAAATCTCTCAGGGGGAGGCGTTCCGGCAGCAAGCCGTTCATGATCTGCTGACCGGTCTTTATAACCGGCAGCAGGCGGAAAAGACTATTCCTCTGCTAGTAAGGCAGGGACTGCCATTTGTCCTATGTTTCCTTGATCTGGATGGACTTAAGACGGTCAACGACCGATATGGCCATGATGAGGGAGATCGTTATATTCTGACAGTCACGGAGATTGTCCGTCAGGAGTGCCGGAACGGAGAGGATCTGCTGTTTCGCTATGGTGGAGATGAGTTTTTGATCCTGTTTATGGGGCTGACAGTCGAACAGGCAGAAAAAAGAGCGGAGCATATCAACGAGAAGCTAAGGGGGCAAGAAAACACGGGGAAGAATACCTACCCGATGTCCTTGAGCTACGGTGCGGTGGACAGTACGGCATATGGCACTCTGAGCGAGTTCATACAGGAAGCGGATAAAAAAATGTACGTACAAAAACAGAGTAAAAAAGCAGACCGTAAGGAGTGA
- a CDS encoding GntR family transcriptional regulator: MLNDQGFANLIYEYFVVRFQFQYYKKGDSLPKTESLCRQFNVSSLTIKSAFKRLHDEGYISRSHGRSAKVLFQQDEKGLSKFAVRFFSERRTAIPDLYQSTELVVVPMLTKGFLLMDDNDFTILDRLAEQPNPEDQIRFYCYILLKTKNPLVMNLFWESTLYLGLPFPIKHKGHVLYDAETSRRRLRELIACGREGDPARIYDAHLAFQRDVSKEILNYIERRLPNVPQIKPLSFCWNVYRDRPQICCSLAIRIIHDVYFGDYCGREFLPSYENLAEKYSVSVSTMRRTIGLLNQLGATQTINGKGTRILMLSETDAETALDLTAPAIRQNMNYYIQSFELLAESCERVMNFALKNFTESERMELVSLLEKSLQTGRYNISPQRIFAFTAEHSPLQALQEIYGKLYGLNLWGYPMKKYRTQMPGLDESMKKFTETIVQSLKDNDIDHFSMLFSTFMKNEYQIAKKILTEHGYKPKDMNMSPAFSLLRIDDI; encoded by the coding sequence ATGCTCAATGACCAAGGGTTTGCAAATCTCATATATGAATATTTTGTTGTCCGGTTTCAATTCCAGTATTATAAAAAAGGAGACAGTCTGCCTAAAACCGAATCTCTCTGCCGGCAGTTTAATGTATCCTCTCTTACCATAAAATCTGCTTTCAAGCGTTTGCACGACGAAGGATACATATCCAGAAGCCACGGACGGAGTGCCAAGGTCCTCTTTCAGCAAGATGAGAAAGGGCTCAGTAAATTTGCCGTACGTTTTTTTTCTGAACGCCGCACCGCTATTCCCGATCTCTATCAGTCCACGGAGCTGGTGGTCGTGCCGATGCTGACGAAGGGATTTCTTCTCATGGACGACAATGATTTTACCATTTTGGACAGATTGGCGGAACAGCCGAATCCGGAAGATCAGATACGGTTTTATTGCTATATTCTGCTGAAAACTAAAAATCCGCTCGTCATGAATCTCTTCTGGGAAAGCACGCTTTATCTGGGACTTCCGTTTCCCATAAAACATAAAGGACACGTTCTTTATGACGCTGAAACAAGCCGTCGGCGGCTCAGAGAATTGATCGCCTGCGGCAGAGAGGGCGATCCGGCGCGCATCTATGACGCACATCTTGCCTTTCAGCGGGATGTTTCAAAGGAAATCCTCAATTATATCGAACGCCGTCTTCCGAACGTTCCGCAGATAAAACCTCTTTCCTTTTGCTGGAATGTCTATCGGGACCGGCCACAGATATGCTGCAGCCTGGCCATACGGATCATACATGATGTGTACTTTGGGGACTACTGCGGCAGAGAATTCCTGCCCTCTTATGAAAATTTGGCAGAAAAATACAGTGTCTCAGTCAGTACCATGCGGCGGACGATCGGCCTGCTGAACCAGCTCGGCGCCACCCAGACGATCAACGGAAAAGGCACCAGGATCTTAATGTTAAGTGAAACGGACGCAGAAACGGCGCTGGATCTCACAGCTCCCGCAATACGGCAGAATATGAATTATTATATTCAGTCCTTTGAGCTGCTCGCAGAATCCTGTGAAAGGGTAATGAATTTTGCCTTGAAAAATTTTACCGAATCAGAAAGAATGGAATTGGTCAGCCTGCTTGAAAAGTCTTTGCAAACAGGCCGCTATAATATATCCCCGCAGCGCATATTCGCATTTACGGCGGAACACAGTCCACTGCAGGCATTGCAGGAGATTTATGGAAAGCTTTATGGGCTTAATCTCTGGGGATATCCCATGAAGAAATACAGAACACAGATGCCCGGACTTGATGAATCCATGAAAAAATTCACAGAAACGATCGTCCAGTCATTAAAAGACAATGATATTGACCATTTTTCGATGCTTTTCAGCACATTCATGAAAAACGAATATCAAATTGCAAAGAAAATTCTGACAGAACACGGTTATAAGCCGAAGGACATGAATATGTCTCCGGCTTTCAGCCTCCTGCGGATAGACGATATATAA
- a CDS encoding 5'-nucleotidase C-terminal domain-containing protein has translation MGEGYKIIKKILILGLCLVLCGGFTGCGGSSASKKITVTMMYPIALEQFERLVEETYSDIDLQVEATTTGTINGDSERRLRNGRGTDLIITTLPTGDVKEYMLDLSATEYAAGYQATAMNPVMIEGKTYYLPLPGQYSGYILNKTLTEKLGLPIPATNMDLLALFGAGKEQGVGAGTDGTMFGIDTITPAAIGSYIIGTRVPDFLGLMDGIKWMDGFKEEKASFNGVWDDSLNILMTCVEKGYLNSKAIATKQANALPVKQRMLEGTLLLSYGNVRLLSQLCSETDKYEYVMLPFLSDQGNSPWAISSPDGFIGINRALDEKGKEGELDACRRILGLLSTQEGQDAWIRDTGATNSYLSGYEDNGGQIPEGLETCAAGGYIYNIELPSKVIQYFGQSMIAVLNGEMEMAEALSSVDDYYRNGSEAVDYDQSVVGSVSGDLLYENYNTRREETAIGNLVADAVAEYSGADIAVVNGGGIRASLYQGDVMGADLSAVCPYSNTIVVVEADGSVILEMLENGISLTAGKDGIPSGRFLQVSGLHYSYKPEDGNTPAKLLSVTLPDGTPLEPSGSYTLAVNNYMAGSSGYLDNNGDGYTMLNLFSNDVPKAEGAKLIRDTEATYADAMRAYFNSHQEEPVSAELEGRITVACEGE, from the coding sequence ATGGGAGAAGGATATAAAATAATCAAAAAAATTTTGATTTTAGGGTTGTGTCTCGTATTATGCGGTGGTTTTACCGGCTGCGGGGGAAGCAGCGCATCTAAAAAAATAACGGTCACAATGATGTATCCAATCGCTTTGGAGCAATTTGAACGGCTGGTGGAGGAAACCTATTCCGATATCGATCTGCAGGTGGAAGCTACAACCACAGGGACAATCAATGGGGACAGCGAACGCCGTCTGCGAAACGGCCGGGGCACTGACCTGATCATTACTACTCTCCCCACCGGAGATGTGAAAGAATACATGCTGGACCTGAGCGCGACGGAGTATGCCGCCGGCTATCAGGCTACGGCGATGAACCCGGTCATGATCGAGGGGAAGACATATTACCTCCCTCTCCCCGGCCAGTATTCAGGCTACATACTCAACAAAACGCTGACAGAAAAGCTGGGTCTGCCGATACCTGCCACCAATATGGATCTGCTGGCTTTGTTTGGCGCCGGGAAAGAGCAGGGAGTCGGAGCAGGGACTGACGGCACCATGTTTGGCATTGATACTATAACTCCTGCGGCTATCGGTTCCTATATCATTGGAACCCGGGTTCCGGATTTTCTGGGTCTGATGGATGGAATCAAATGGATGGATGGGTTCAAAGAGGAAAAGGCCTCTTTCAACGGGGTCTGGGACGACAGCCTTAATATCCTTATGACTTGTGTGGAGAAGGGGTATCTGAATTCTAAAGCCATAGCGACAAAACAAGCAAACGCGCTTCCTGTGAAACAACGGATGCTGGAAGGAACGTTGCTGCTTTCCTATGGGAATGTCAGACTGCTCTCACAGCTTTGCAGTGAGACGGATAAATATGAGTATGTCATGCTGCCTTTTTTGAGCGATCAGGGAAACTCGCCATGGGCCATTTCTTCTCCTGACGGGTTTATAGGAATCAACCGTGCGCTGGATGAGAAAGGAAAAGAAGGCGAACTGGATGCCTGCCGGCGAATTTTAGGGCTTTTGTCCACTCAAGAGGGGCAGGATGCCTGGATCAGGGATACAGGAGCGACTAATTCTTATCTGTCCGGATACGAGGATAACGGCGGTCAGATTCCAGAGGGGCTGGAGACGTGTGCGGCAGGGGGGTATATCTATAATATCGAGCTGCCGTCTAAAGTGATTCAATATTTCGGGCAGAGTATGATCGCAGTGCTGAACGGTGAAATGGAGATGGCAGAAGCACTGTCTTCCGTAGACGATTATTACAGAAACGGATCGGAGGCCGTTGATTATGATCAGTCAGTGGTGGGAAGCGTGAGCGGGGATCTGCTCTATGAAAACTATAATACCAGACGGGAGGAGACTGCTATCGGAAATCTGGTCGCGGACGCCGTCGCGGAGTACAGCGGCGCGGATATCGCCGTGGTGAACGGCGGAGGAATCCGCGCCAGTCTGTATCAGGGAGATGTGATGGGAGCCGATCTGAGCGCGGTCTGTCCTTACTCGAATACCATCGTGGTAGTAGAGGCAGACGGGAGCGTCATTCTTGAAATGCTGGAAAACGGTATATCTCTTACAGCAGGAAAGGACGGTATTCCCTCGGGGCGTTTCCTTCAGGTTTCCGGGCTTCATTATTCTTATAAACCCGAGGACGGAAACACGCCGGCAAAGCTTTTGTCTGTTACTCTGCCTGACGGGACCCCGCTGGAGCCGTCTGGATCATATACCCTGGCCGTCAACAATTACATGGCGGGCTCCAGCGGCTACCTGGATAACAACGGGGACGGTTATACTATGCTCAATCTGTTCAGCAATGATGTTCCCAAGGCGGAAGGCGCGAAATTGATTCGAGATACAGAGGCGACTTATGCCGATGCCATGAGAGCATACTTTAACAGTCATCAGGAAGAGCCGGTAAGCGCCGAACTGGAAGGGCGCATTACAGTAGCATGTGAAGGGGAATGA